A single region of the Phycisphaerae bacterium genome encodes:
- a CDS encoding prepilin-type N-terminal cleavage/methylation domain-containing protein codes for MQSCRTRRARIAQIARESRSFFARRCRAFTLIELLVVIGIIAILLAILLPALTSSRNEGTRTRCLANMRALGQALETYSMDDERGYTSPVHPKAETDWLYDGEYEYGGKTGMDVMGDPDFRQENRILNKYIFGNAMSASLQIYECPGDNGVPDAPVDFEPFFVEPAYINKKIFDLAGTSYRLNNHIDFLGGSGFSQYFYGPYLRPKTRVPSASETVILEETLAEVAKWNAPTYSVKGWHAKMQRFNVTFVDGHASTIYLKGQSNLSSNYPNYWVLRGDQWRMDCYPENPIKDLP; via the coding sequence ATGCAATCATGTCGCACACGCCGCGCGCGAATTGCGCAGATCGCGCGGGAGAGCCGTTCATTTTTTGCCCGGCGATGCCGTGCCTTCACGCTGATTGAACTGCTGGTTGTCATCGGCATCATCGCGATCCTGCTGGCCATTCTGCTGCCCGCGCTCACTTCAAGTCGCAATGAAGGCACTCGAACGCGGTGCCTTGCCAACATGCGCGCGCTGGGCCAGGCCCTCGAAACCTACTCGATGGACGACGAACGCGGCTATACCTCGCCGGTTCATCCCAAGGCCGAGACCGATTGGCTCTACGACGGCGAGTATGAATATGGCGGAAAGACCGGAATGGATGTCATGGGGGATCCGGATTTTCGGCAGGAGAATCGGATTCTCAATAAATACATCTTCGGCAATGCCATGAGCGCGTCGCTCCAGATTTATGAATGCCCGGGCGACAACGGCGTGCCCGATGCTCCCGTGGACTTCGAGCCGTTCTTTGTCGAACCGGCATATATCAACAAGAAAATCTTCGATCTCGCAGGAACGAGCTACCGCCTGAACAACCACATCGATTTTCTAGGCGGGTCCGGATTCAGCCAGTATTTCTACGGGCCTTACCTAAGGCCCAAGACGCGCGTTCCGAGCGCGTCCGAAACCGTAATCCTGGAGGAAACGCTGGCGGAGGTCGCAAAGTGGAATGCACCGACCTATTCCGTCAAAGGCTGGCACGCCAAGATGCAACGATTCAACGTGACATTCGTGGATGGACATGCTTCAACCATCTACTTGAAGGGCCAGTCAAATCTGTCATCGAATTATCCGAACTACTGGGTGCTTCGCGGCGATCAGTGGCGAATGGATTGCTACCCGGAGAATCCGATCAAGGACCTGCCCTGA
- a CDS encoding S8 family serine peptidase, with protein MSNKGSGWVAAIFTFTILTGAAAATAQEINRAQAELQPGIVYFNTGAVAVDDLLNLLDDPGAVFDAEQAYVLMLDGPITADRRAELEGMGVALYDYLPLNAYVARLGTVAADDLRATGYVRFVGMFRPEWKIDPELYSRVYTTPEMQAITIADRLPTTVTVFAGANPTEALEALENLDGAMIHRAEPLADWFEIVAEIPRDKVDAIANLASVQYIEPAPEITLRNSSNRWIVQSNLLNVTPVYNAGIRGAGQIIGVLDGRADRQHCSLNGTKILFYNVSEGIDNQHGTHVSCTAAGNAGVNDNTRGVAYEANIAFNLTPSLTESSVNTALTTHANQGARMHTNSWGNDGTTSYDGLARGIDAFVYAQEDNIVMLAVTNLSSLKNPENAKNLLAVGASQDTPNQANHCSGGTGPTADGRRKPEVYAPGCLTTSATPGSCGTTNLTGTSMASPAVAGAAALVRQYFTEGYYPTGVATAANTFTPTGALLKATLINTSVDMTGIAGYPSNQEGWGRVLLDNALYFPGDTRKLLVLDDVRNASGLSTGQMLEYTFQVDSNSEQLRVTLVWTEPPASASTGTGNASVNDLDLQVISPISTTYRGNVFSGGVSIPGGTRDAKNNVEQVHINGPAVGQWTARVSATTVAQGLQGFALIATGDVLETLLIVPPPAPTGVAAQDGASCASIQVTWSASEGADDYEIWRNVVNNPGTAAMIASGVVGTTMDDSTAIYGSTYFYWVKACNTAGCSPLSASDSGTLSLLGDFNGDGIVDGSDLQGFTDAHVQSPNYSDCADLAAPLGTLDDADIAAYVDLLIAP; from the coding sequence ATGTCCAACAAGGGGAGTGGGTGGGTCGCGGCTATTTTTACTTTTACCATTCTAACGGGCGCTGCCGCCGCAACGGCGCAGGAAATCAATCGGGCACAAGCCGAACTTCAGCCGGGGATTGTTTACTTCAACACGGGCGCGGTCGCAGTGGACGATTTGCTGAATCTCCTCGACGATCCGGGCGCGGTGTTCGACGCGGAACAGGCCTATGTCCTGATGCTCGACGGCCCGATCACCGCGGATCGCCGCGCCGAACTAGAGGGGATGGGGGTTGCGCTCTACGACTATCTCCCGCTGAATGCCTATGTCGCTCGGCTCGGAACAGTCGCCGCGGATGACTTGCGTGCAACCGGATATGTCCGTTTTGTCGGCATGTTCCGCCCGGAGTGGAAAATCGATCCGGAGCTGTATTCCCGTGTTTACACAACACCCGAAATGCAGGCGATCACGATTGCCGATCGACTGCCGACGACTGTAACGGTCTTTGCCGGAGCGAATCCGACCGAAGCGCTCGAAGCGCTGGAGAATCTCGACGGCGCGATGATCCATCGTGCAGAGCCTCTTGCCGACTGGTTCGAGATTGTTGCGGAGATTCCCCGCGACAAGGTCGACGCGATCGCGAATCTGGCGTCGGTGCAGTACATCGAGCCCGCCCCGGAAATCACCCTGCGGAACAGCTCGAATCGCTGGATCGTCCAGAGCAATTTGTTGAATGTGACGCCTGTCTACAACGCCGGCATTCGTGGCGCCGGGCAGATCATCGGCGTGCTGGACGGCCGGGCGGACCGTCAGCATTGTTCGCTGAACGGCACCAAGATTCTCTTTTATAACGTGTCGGAAGGCATCGACAACCAGCATGGCACGCATGTGTCCTGTACTGCTGCCGGCAACGCCGGTGTGAACGACAACACGCGCGGCGTCGCCTATGAAGCGAATATCGCGTTCAACCTGACTCCCAGTCTGACGGAGTCGTCCGTCAACACCGCACTCACCACACACGCGAATCAGGGCGCGCGGATGCACACGAACAGTTGGGGCAACGACGGCACAACCAGCTACGACGGTCTTGCTCGTGGGATCGATGCATTCGTCTACGCCCAGGAAGACAACATCGTTATGCTCGCGGTTACCAATCTGAGTTCCCTCAAGAATCCGGAAAATGCGAAGAACCTCCTGGCGGTGGGCGCGTCGCAGGATACGCCGAATCAGGCGAATCACTGTTCCGGCGGCACGGGACCCACCGCGGACGGCCGCCGCAAGCCGGAGGTCTATGCCCCCGGATGCTTGACGACTTCTGCGACACCCGGAAGCTGCGGTACAACCAACTTGACCGGCACATCCATGGCATCACCCGCGGTCGCCGGCGCTGCCGCGCTGGTCCGCCAGTATTTCACTGAAGGGTATTACCCGACCGGCGTCGCGACGGCCGCCAACACGTTTACGCCGACCGGAGCGTTGCTCAAGGCGACGCTCATCAACACGTCGGTCGACATGACCGGCATTGCCGGCTACCCGAGCAATCAGGAAGGATGGGGCCGCGTACTGCTTGATAACGCTCTGTATTTCCCCGGCGACACCCGTAAGCTCCTCGTGCTGGACGATGTCCGCAACGCCAGCGGCCTGTCAACCGGACAGATGCTTGAATACACGTTCCAGGTTGATTCCAACTCGGAGCAGCTCCGCGTGACGCTTGTCTGGACTGAGCCGCCGGCCTCTGCCAGCACCGGCACTGGCAATGCATCGGTCAATGATCTTGATCTGCAAGTCATTTCGCCAATTTCAACGACCTATCGCGGCAACGTCTTCAGCGGCGGCGTCTCGATTCCCGGCGGCACGCGAGATGCGAAGAACAACGTGGAACAGGTGCATATCAACGGTCCTGCCGTCGGTCAGTGGACCGCTCGGGTTTCGGCGACGACAGTGGCCCAGGGTCTTCAGGGCTTTGCCTTGATTGCGACCGGCGATGTCCTTGAGACGCTGTTGATCGTTCCGCCGCCGGCTCCGACGGGGGTTGCAGCCCAGGATGGCGCATCATGTGCGTCTATTCAGGTGACCTGGAGCGCATCCGAGGGGGCTGATGACTACGAGATCTGGCGAAACGTGGTAAACAATCCGGGAACAGCCGCGATGATCGCTAGCGGTGTTGTCGGCACGACAATGGACGATTCAACCGCCATCTACGGCTCCACGTACTTCTACTGGGTCAAGGCGTGCAATACGGCTGGTTGTAGTCCCCTCAGCGCCAGTGATTCGGGCACGCTTTCGCTCCTGGGTGATTTCAACGGTGATGGAATCGTCGACGGAAGCGACCTTCAAGGTTTCACGGATGCTCACGTCCAAAGTCCGAACTACAGCGACTGCGCCGACCTGGCGGCCCCGTTGGGCACGCTCGATGACGCGGACATCGCCGCCTACGTCGATCTCCTGATCGCGCCTTGA
- a CDS encoding N(4)-(beta-N-acetylglucosaminyl)-L-asparaginase: MPDRTDLNRRTFIQTTAAAIAGGSLLALDSTPGTQAAVAASHRGGSRPIVISSMNGHNRPKGRPASCIEEAMAILKSGGDPLDAVIAGVNIVEDDPDDTSVGLGGLPNEDGVVELDSSVMHGPTRKAGAVAALRGIRNPSKVAKLVMTRTDHVLIVGEGALRFARAHGFKEEDLLTEESRREWLKWRESHSDNDDWLSPESDTQTGSHAVGRRRWRHTYGTINCCAVNSNGDIAGVTTTSGLSYKIPGRVGDSPIIGAGLYVDNDVGAAGSTGRGEANLQNCSSFLVVELMRSGKSPGEACMEVMKRIADRTEPRLRGKQGRPAFNLRLYAVAKDGSYGSASMWSGPRAQFAVNDEKGARVEPCAFLFESDGTEVD; encoded by the coding sequence ATGCCCGATCGAACTGATCTCAATCGCCGTACGTTCATTCAAACGACTGCCGCGGCGATTGCCGGTGGGTCGCTGCTTGCGCTGGATTCAACACCCGGGACTCAGGCAGCTGTCGCAGCGTCTCACAGAGGCGGCTCGCGACCGATCGTGATTTCGAGCATGAACGGGCACAATCGGCCGAAAGGTCGCCCGGCTTCGTGCATCGAAGAGGCGATGGCGATTCTAAAGTCCGGTGGGGATCCTTTGGACGCGGTGATCGCCGGGGTCAACATCGTGGAAGACGATCCCGACGACACTTCGGTGGGGCTGGGCGGTTTGCCCAATGAAGATGGCGTGGTTGAGTTGGACTCCTCGGTCATGCACGGACCGACACGCAAGGCCGGAGCGGTCGCAGCGCTTCGTGGAATCCGTAATCCGTCGAAAGTCGCAAAGCTCGTGATGACTCGAACGGATCATGTGCTGATTGTCGGCGAGGGCGCCTTAAGGTTTGCCAGGGCTCACGGATTCAAGGAGGAAGACCTTCTTACCGAGGAATCACGCCGCGAGTGGCTGAAGTGGAGGGAATCCCATTCTGACAACGACGACTGGCTTTCTCCTGAGTCAGACACCCAGACCGGTTCTCATGCGGTGGGTCGACGTCGATGGCGTCATACTTACGGCACTATCAATTGCTGCGCCGTGAATTCCAACGGGGACATCGCGGGCGTCACGACCACCAGTGGACTGTCATACAAGATTCCCGGCCGGGTCGGTGATTCTCCCATAATCGGTGCGGGGCTTTATGTTGATAACGACGTGGGCGCGGCCGGATCGACTGGTCGGGGCGAGGCCAATCTTCAGAACTGTTCCTCGTTTCTGGTGGTCGAATTGATGCGGTCCGGCAAGAGTCCTGGCGAAGCGTGCATGGAAGTAATGAAACGGATCGCCGATCGGACTGAGCCGCGCCTTCGCGGCAAGCAGGGGCGTCCCGCATTCAATCTGCGATTGTATGCGGTCGCGAAGGACGGTAGCTACGGGTCGGCGTCGATGTGGTCCGGCCCGAGGGCCCAGTTTGCGGTCAATGACGAGAAGGGCGCGCGTGTGGAGCCGTGCGCATTCCTGTTTGAATCGGATGGGACGGAAGTTGACTGA
- a CDS encoding sigma-70 family RNA polymerase sigma factor has translation MSEAPLQYDAERQEAAQRDADDVAKTLSGDLSAYDRLIERYQRRAVAVSYRLIGKVDDAMDVAQDAFLRAFKSLATLEQAERFGPWLMRIVSNLSLNFRRSRRPTLSLSAGDDEGAREDLDLAGRRGTHDRPDDVLQTSESESAITRAIESLPEKQRLALILFAIEQVPQKEVAEILDCTVEMVKWNVFQARKTLKKLLAELIEE, from the coding sequence ATGAGCGAAGCGCCGTTGCAGTATGACGCAGAACGCCAGGAAGCTGCACAGCGCGACGCGGATGATGTCGCCAAAACGCTTTCGGGCGACCTGTCGGCCTACGACCGACTGATTGAGCGATATCAGCGCCGTGCGGTTGCGGTAAGTTACCGGCTGATCGGCAAAGTGGACGATGCAATGGACGTGGCGCAGGATGCATTCCTGCGAGCGTTCAAGTCGCTCGCCACGCTGGAACAGGCTGAACGGTTCGGCCCGTGGCTGATGCGAATTGTCAGCAATCTGTCGCTGAATTTTCGACGCTCGCGACGCCCGACCCTGTCGCTGTCAGCGGGCGACGACGAAGGTGCCCGGGAGGACCTCGATCTGGCAGGACGGCGCGGTACGCATGATCGCCCGGACGATGTGCTACAGACCAGCGAGTCAGAGTCCGCGATTACCAGAGCGATCGAGTCCCTTCCGGAGAAGCAGCGTCTGGCGTTGATTCTGTTTGCAATCGAGCAGGTGCCGCAGAAAGAAGTGGCGGAAATACTTGATTGCACGGTCGAGATGGTGAAATGGAACGTGTTTCAGGCACGTAAGACACTGAAGAAGCTATTGGCGGAGTTGATTGAGGAATGA
- a CDS encoding glycosyltransferase, which produces MKYPTVSVIIPTFNRLRFLREALDSVCAQTAPPNEIIVVDDGSQEDIAGGIADHPARARVIRQDQQGPGAARNRGLSEATGEYIAFLDSDDLWLPSKLEIYLGRIAASKADAVYYGPMSPIDADGRPMQGRTKPCHTGSITRALFDSSFVHVPTVVCSRELLNTVGGFNAALPVCEDYDLWLRMSTRLPFELVKQPLALRRLHDARLSKARMDRNLLVKSRVLREFYELSKNRGILEDGSARARLARVFHAASRAAMRVGRYQQALNLIRQSREYGNTRLRAAPIVVGATAMSFLRSDKPDIRLQPTSH; this is translated from the coding sequence ATGAAATACCCGACGGTCAGTGTCATTATTCCGACTTTCAATCGCCTTCGCTTCCTTCGCGAGGCGCTCGATTCCGTCTGCGCACAAACTGCGCCGCCGAATGAGATCATCGTCGTTGACGACGGTTCTCAGGAAGATATCGCCGGCGGCATCGCGGATCATCCGGCGCGAGCGCGCGTCATTCGGCAAGATCAGCAGGGTCCTGGCGCCGCCAGAAATCGTGGACTCAGCGAAGCGACGGGCGAATACATTGCATTCCTCGACAGCGATGATCTCTGGCTTCCATCGAAACTTGAAATCTATCTGGGCCGTATCGCCGCGTCGAAGGCGGATGCCGTCTATTACGGGCCCATGTCGCCGATCGACGCCGATGGACGACCGATGCAGGGGCGAACCAAGCCCTGTCATACCGGCAGCATCACGCGAGCGCTTTTTGACAGCAGCTTCGTGCATGTGCCGACGGTTGTTTGCAGTCGCGAGTTGTTAAACACCGTCGGGGGATTTAACGCGGCATTGCCGGTCTGCGAGGATTACGATCTTTGGCTACGCATGAGCACCCGGTTACCTTTCGAGCTGGTCAAACAGCCCTTGGCGCTTCGCCGGTTACATGACGCTCGTTTGAGCAAGGCGCGAATGGACCGCAATCTGCTTGTGAAATCTCGGGTATTGCGGGAATTCTACGAATTGTCGAAGAATCGCGGCATCCTCGAAGACGGCAGCGCGCGTGCCCGCCTCGCTAGGGTATTCCACGCTGCTTCACGCGCTGCCATGCGCGTCGGCCGATATCAGCAAGCCCTGAATCTCATTCGTCAAAGCCGCGAATACGGAAATACGAGGCTGCGAGCAGCCCCGATCGTCGTCGGCGCGACTGCGATGTCCTTCCTGCGTTCCGACAAGCCGGATATTCGACTGCAACCGACCAGTCATTGA